TCTTTCAAGTCCGTTGTTCAAGCCGGAGCGTTGATGGCAAAGAAATTTCCAGAATGGCGGTTGCGCCTCGTGTCGGTCCTGGCGGCCGTGATCGTCTGTGTCCTCTTTTACCGGATAATCCAGGTTCAGATAATTCGTCACAAGTCATACAAGGAGATAGCTCTCAACCAGTGGCACCTGAAAGTAAAGTGGCAGGCTCGCAGGGGTACTATTTTTGACAGAAGGGGTTATCCTCTCGCTGTTTCGTACAAATCGTACGATATAGGGATCACTCCGGCGGATTTTCCCGAATCAGAAGAAGCTGTGAAGTATCTCGCGGACGTTCTTGGCAGGGACAGAAAATCGATCAGACGTATCCTGAAACAGAAAGAGAGGTATATTCCTCTTGCCAAGGGAGTGAACCTGACCGGGGAAGCCGAAGCGAGGCTTTCTTCACTTTCAGGGATAAAGATCGATTCATTTCCGGAGAGGCTTAATCCTCTAAGTTCTATCGCTCCTGGATTCATCGGTACAATAGACAGGAATGGCAAGGGCATGGGAGGGATCGAAAGCGCTTTCCAGGATGATCTCGGCGGAGTCGACGGATGGCTGCTCATAAACCGGGATGCCAGGGACCATACTTTCAAACCGGTCAATGCTCCGGGGATGGCGCCGATCGATGGAAAGGACATCTACCTTACTATCGATTCGAGGATCCAGTCTATCGTCGATTTCGAACTTCAGCAGGGCGTGGATAAATACGGGGCTGCCGGGGGAGTAGCCCTGATAGTCGATCCTTCCAACGGTGATATAATCGCGATCTCTGAAAAAAAGGGGGAACGCGATAAGACCGGATCAGATGAATACAATGTGGGCAAACTGTTTTCGACGAGCTGTATCTATGAACCTGGATCGACATTCAAACTGATCACCGGAGCCTTTCTCCTCGAATCGAAGATGGTAGAACCGTACGATGTTTTTTACGGAGAAAAGGGAACGGCGGATTTTGAATTCGGAAAATTCAAGGACGATCATCCCGGAGACTGGATGACCTACAAGGAATCGTTCGTTCATTCAAGCAACATATGCACGATAAAAGCTGTCAAGGACGCCGAGATCCAGAAATTCTACAGTTTTCTGCTGAGGATCGGATTCGGAAGCAGGACAAGCATAGATCTTCCCGCTGAATCAAAGGGCAGACTGCAGGACCCTTCGTTATGGTCGGGACGTTCGCTGGCAAGTATCGCGATAGGTCAGGAGATCGGCGTGACTCCGATCCAGATGGCAATGGCATACTGCGCGCTGGCCAACGGGGGGACGCTTCTTGTTCCGAGAGTCGCGTTGATGAAGAGAGACGTTCTTGACGATGAGGTAGAACAAATTCCCGTCATAGAGGTCCGCAGGGTGCTCTCACCGGGAACTGTCGAGACCCTTGTCGATTTCTGCAAGGATGTGATCAGGGAGGGGACGGGGTCAAAAGCAGCCGTAGACGGGATCGATATCGCGGGAAAGACAGGAACCGCACAGAAATCAGACCAGTACGGATATGTCGACGGGAAGTATGTCGCTTCATTCATTGGATTTGCTCCCGCGGAAGACCCGCGCATGGTATGTCTCGTGATGCTCGATGAACCGGAGTACCTCTATCACTATGGCGGTTCATCATCGGCGGTGATCTTCAAAAAGATCATAGAGGGAGTAAATCTCTCCACTGATCTTTTTGTCGATGGAAAATACAGTGATTTCGCGATCGGGTACAAAAAAGGAAAAAGGAACAAAGCACCGAATTTTCTCAGATTGAATGTTTCTGAGGCGGAAGAGCTCGCTTCGAAAAGTAAAGTCGGAATCGTCTATTCCCATGACGCGGGAGAAGTTTTTTCCCAGATACCGGGTCCCGGAACTCTGTTATCCGATGATGAACAGGTCATCCTTTCATTTTACCCGGTCAATAGAGATGAACTGGCCAAAGTAAACGTACCTGATCTGACAGGTCTTTCCATCAGGAAAGCCAGGAGGATGCTTCTCGAATGCGGTCTGAAAAGCATAATCAGGGGAACTGGCACGGTCAGGTCACAATCGCCGGGCGCGGGAAAGTCGATCAACGCAGGAAGCGTCATAAAACTTGATTGCAGACCTGTCAATACCGGTCTGAAAGGGCTGGCTATGAATATTAAGAATAAAATAAAAGCGGGAGAAATCGATTGAAGCTGTCGGAACTTGCAAAAGATCTGGAGATCAGGGAAAAACGTCATTTCGCTGACGTGGATATAACAGCTATTTCTTCTGACTCAAGAAAGGTCGAGGAAGGGTCGCTCTTTGTCGCGATTAAGGGATACACGGTAGACGGGCATGATTTTACGCGCGCGGCTGTCGAATCCGGCGCCTCGGCGATAGTGTCAGAGCGCCCGGTCGAGCATCCCGTACCTGTGATCGTAGTCAGTGACTCGGCGAAGGCGGGAGCCCATATGGCCAGGCGATTCTACGGGGATCCCGCTTCGGGGATATTCCTTGCCGGGATCACCGGGACAAACGGCAAGACATCGACAGCATTTTTTCTGAGATCGATACTTGAGACAGGTATGGGAGCTTCAGGGATCATCGGAACGATAGGATTCGGGTCCTCCAATGATATTCTGCCTACCGCAAATACTACTCCCGATTCGCTCGAGCTTTTTTCCATACTTGCCGGTTTCGTAGCCGGGGGATGCAGTTCAGCCGTCATGGAGGTCAGCTCGCACGCCGCTGTCCAGGGCAGGATAAGCGAGATCGAGTTCGACGCGGGGATTTTTACCAATATCACGCGGGATCATCTTGATTTTCACGGTACCCTGGAAAAATACATGGCAGCCAAGGAGACACTGGCTGAAAGTCTTGTTTCGCCGGGGAGGAAGAAACCTCCAGGATTGCTCGTCTATAATACCGATGACAGGTATGTAAACGAAATCGGTGAAAGATTCCAGGGCAGAAAGATCTCTTTCGGTTTTTCCAGAGGAGCGGGAGTTCGCGCCGAATCCTTGCTCGCCGATATCAGCGGTACAAGGTTCTCACTCGTCACGGACAGGGAGCGTATCGGCATCAAGCTTAACCTCCATGGCAGGTTTTCCGCGTATAACGCT
Above is a window of Candidatus Krumholzibacteriota bacterium DNA encoding:
- a CDS encoding PASTA domain-containing protein; translation: MAKKFPEWRLRLVSVLAAVIVCVLFYRIIQVQIIRHKSYKEIALNQWHLKVKWQARRGTIFDRRGYPLAVSYKSYDIGITPADFPESEEAVKYLADVLGRDRKSIRRILKQKERYIPLAKGVNLTGEAEARLSSLSGIKIDSFPERLNPLSSIAPGFIGTIDRNGKGMGGIESAFQDDLGGVDGWLLINRDARDHTFKPVNAPGMAPIDGKDIYLTIDSRIQSIVDFELQQGVDKYGAAGGVALIVDPSNGDIIAISEKKGERDKTGSDEYNVGKLFSTSCIYEPGSTFKLITGAFLLESKMVEPYDVFYGEKGTADFEFGKFKDDHPGDWMTYKESFVHSSNICTIKAVKDAEIQKFYSFLLRIGFGSRTSIDLPAESKGRLQDPSLWSGRSLASIAIGQEIGVTPIQMAMAYCALANGGTLLVPRVALMKRDVLDDEVEQIPVIEVRRVLSPGTVETLVDFCKDVIREGTGSKAAVDGIDIAGKTGTAQKSDQYGYVDGKYVASFIGFAPAEDPRMVCLVMLDEPEYLYHYGGSSSAVIFKKIIEGVNLSTDLFVDGKYSDFAIGYKKGKRNKAPNFLRLNVSEAEELASKSKVGIVYSHDAGEVFSQIPGPGTLLSDDEQVILSFYPVNRDELAKVNVPDLTGLSIRKARRMLLECGLKSIIRGTGTVRSQSPGAGKSINAGSVIKLDCRPVNTGLKGLAMNIKNKIKAGEID
- a CDS encoding UDP-N-acetylmuramoyl-L-alanyl-D-glutamate--2,6-diaminopimelate ligase, with product MKLSELAKDLEIREKRHFADVDITAISSDSRKVEEGSLFVAIKGYTVDGHDFTRAAVESGASAIVSERPVEHPVPVIVVSDSAKAGAHMARRFYGDPASGIFLAGITGTNGKTSTAFFLRSILETGMGASGIIGTIGFGSSNDILPTANTTPDSLELFSILAGFVAGGCSSAVMEVSSHAAVQGRISEIEFDAGIFTNITRDHLDFHGTLEKYMAAKETLAESLVSPGRKKPPGLLVYNTDDRYVNEIGERFQGRKISFGFSRGAGVRAESLLADISGTRFSLVTDRERIGIKLNLHGRFSAYNALGAAAAALEAGISVEQIKEGLEKILKVPGRFQVIRREGLPTVVIDYAHTPDALENLLGFCRELGNEKVITVFGCGGDRDRGKRPMMGAVAARLSDRVFITSDNPRSEDPEKIINDILEGIKDRSAAIEVEIDRAIAIKKAIGGSSAGDLVVIAGKGHEDYQVLGTGKIDFSDSGEAEKALSEMEDGYQN